From Oryzias melastigma strain HK-1 linkage group LG15, ASM292280v2, whole genome shotgun sequence, one genomic window encodes:
- the fam135a gene encoding protein FAM135A isoform X4 — protein MSEVQATVEFSVELHKFYNVDLFQRGFYQMRANLKVPPRFPHKVEASLLHPRDSDLAFPASVQDDVICSKTFQILYKNEEVVVNDVLLFKVTMLLDEKKVEESLNEMDFQLLLELYFTDGDYTPEDPSSLQNISSRTLHLHFSLERGIHQHINIMFDYFHLSVISVAIHASLVALHQPLISFPRPVKTTWLNRNAPAQSKDSVIPPLENVVFGSTYIKQVSPDGRTFLVSDHCLQHAFSLHHNLCSKLLTAYQGLFGFFTSITKNLPSSHRMELEQHDVEARLTELCEHVKKAESPDELAELVNMNLAQLCSLLMALWGQFLEVVSLQEHVAALLAMEHHTLRVRRFAEAFFCLEHPRQSALAYQELHAHSHQQMTNAIKSSNYFLSLPPLPVECAELDGDVSSLPIIFEDRYLDSITEDRDGPWLVMHNTRTGSASNKVDKPNSKDCSAVSNPTPETSCVPTDSNWPENFDPPPKSKGKSVKLKKISKTDSSKKLTRQGSKDSVVLVGYKNLKTPYTSTKYKEEARAKQDHVQDTLPEDSSSHLQTNPSSFYDPCATSAHSENCADILEYNISTPACQKGSCENVSTHSNPQAGTGVAATCQQMQKEEKVDIGGQKPSQSSAEVKTTNHEPLVGDKVTILLPHQTDTNPGSCIPQITQSCESHQPAAESVFEQPSKSMSQPSQSRVVSVQVKGDCIRLPDGRAPSASSRLSDSGIDSEPSSFATQQVLGLHSCSGQSVSILQPEKTLQGPAAPPAQQSTEQKPIGTPEILFPGNTSAVSGVQSSLTSINSLPSDDEGEVSSKSTSGAEVQKRKSSVLVQEQSVVFSGDGIRRLDGNTIAKDSQLRKPDIDIESETKSSSELEVEDSGTLKDSHSEPHTTCPSSNSATSSTDVVKRGMVENYFGSCSSTDVSEISPLETSAITLGIQVEPHAEEDENETEHEMIENGYYEEGDGYAFVNGVVDDEQAASSDAPQETSYLLEQLGIRYHHERSDLSKAPICSNVASSGVGHSLGRAPFSTTGISSNLHWYECAPTAQMKAFIKAKEEMKELKLPGFLYSEVPELASTVPYFSLEEDENCDEGIHLIVCVHGLDGNSADLRLVKTYLELGLPGARIDFLMSERNQNDTFADFESMTDRLLDEIVQYIQLYNLTVSKISFVGHSLGNLIVRSVLTRPRFKCYLSKLHTFLSLSGPHLGTLYNSSALVNTGLWFMQKWKKSGSLLQLTCRDHSDPRQTFLYKLSKKSGLQYFKNVVLVGSLQDRYVPYHSARIEMCKTALKDKQTGPMYTEMIQNLLLPVLQNKDCNLVRYDVIHALPNTANSLIGRAAHIAVLDSEIFLEKFFLVAGLKFFQ, from the exons ATGAGTGAAGTCCAGGCCACAGTGGAGTTTTCTGTGGAGCTGCACAAGTTCTACAATGTGGACCTTTTCCAAAGAGG CTTCTACCAGATGCGTGCCAATCTTAAGGTACCACCTCGTTTTCCACACAAAGTTGAGGCCAGTTTACTTCATCCCAGAG ACTCTGATCTGGCTTTTCCAGCTTCAGTCCAGGATGATGTGATCTGTAGCAAAACTTTCCAAATCCTCTACAAGAATGAAGAGGTTGTGGTCAACGATGTTCTTCTGTTCAAAGTTACAATGCTGCTCGATGAGAAAAAG GTGGAGGAGTCTCTCAATGAGATGGATTTCCAGCTTCTCTTGGAGTTATATTTCACAGATGGTGATTACAC GCCAGAAGATCCAAGCTCTCTGCAGAACATCAGTAGCCGCACACTTCATTTGCACTTTAGCCTGGAGCGAGGCATCCATCAACACATCAATATAATGTTCGACTATTTCCACCTGTCCGTCATCTCCGTAGCCATCCATGCCTCGCTTGTTGCACTACATCAGCCCCTTATCAG ttttcCTCGACCTGTGAAAACTACGTGGCTGAACCGAAACGCTCCAGCACAGAGCAAAGACTCTGTCATTCCACCTTTAGAAAACGTGGTTTTTGGCAGCACTTACATCAAACAAGTTTCACCAGAT GGCAGGACGTTCCTGGTGTCCGACCACTGTCTGCAGCATGCATTCAGCCTGCACCACAACCTGTGCTCCAAACTCTTAACTGCCTACCAGGGTCTGTTTGGCTTCTTCACTTCAATCACCAAAAATCTGCCCTCCTCTCATCGAATGGAACTAG AACAACATGATGTTGAAGCCCGCCTAACTGAGCTGTGTGAACATGTCAAG AAAGCAGAGTCCCCAGATGAGCTGGCTGAGCTGGTAAACATGAACCTGGCTCAGCTCTGCTCTCTCCTCATGGCTCTCTGGGGCCAGTTCCTCGAGGTTGTGTCCCTGCAAGAGCATGTCGCCGCCCTGCTGGCTATGGAGCATCACACACTGAGA GTTAGGCGGTTTGCCGAGGCTTTCTTTTGTCTTGAACACCCCAGACAGTCAGCTCTGGCATATCAAGAGCTACA TGCTCACAGTCATCAACAGATGACTAATGCTATCAAAAGCTCCAACTACTTCTTATCTTTGCCTCCACTGCCAGTGGAATGTGCTGAACTTGATGGTGACGTTAGTTCCCTGCCAATAATCTTTGAAGATAGATACCTGGATTCAATCACAGAGG ATCGTGATGGACCTTGGCTGGTCATGCATAATACAAGGACTGGCTCAGCTTCGAATAAAGTGGACAAGCCAAATTCTAAGGACTGTAGTGCCGTAAGCAACCCCACACCAGAGACATCTTGTGTTCCAACCGATAGCAACTGGCCAGAAAACTTTGATCCACCCCCTAAATCTAAAGGCAAATcagtaaaactgaagaaaatttCAAAGACTGACAGCTCCAAGAAGTTGACGCGGCAAGGCTCAAAGGACTCTGTAGTGTTAGTGGgctataaaaaccttaaaactccTTATACCAGCACAAAGTACAAAGAAGAGGCTCGCGCCAAACAAGATCATGTACAGGATACGTTACCGGAGGACTCGAGTAGTCATTTACAAACTAATCCTAGTTCTTTTTATGATCCTTGTGCCACATCGGCTCATTCTGAAAACTGTGCAGATATTTTAGAGTACAATATTAGTACTCCTGCTTGTCAGAAAGGTAGTTGTGAAAATGTTTCTACACACAGTAATCCTCAGGCAGGTACTGGGGTTGCTGCAACATGCCAGCAAATGCAAAAGGAGGAGAAAGTGGATATCGGTGGCCAAAAGCCGTCACAGAGTTCTGCTGAGGTGAAAACAACCAACCATGAGCCTTTAGTAGGTGATAAAGTCACAATTCTTCTACCACATCAAACTGATACAAACCCCGGCAGCTGTATTCCTCAAATTACTCAATCTTGTGAATCACACCAGCCTGCAGCAGAATCTGTGTTTGAACAGCCAAGCAAAAGTATGAGCCAGCCCAGCCAATCACGAGTGGTTTCAGTGCAGGTTAAAGGTGATTGTATCAGACTGCCAGATGGAAGAGCCCCCAGTGCCTCATCCCGTCTCTCAGACTCTGGCATTGACAGCGAGCCCAGCTCCTTTGCCACTCAACAGGTTCTAGGATTGCATTCCTGCTCAGGGCAGAGTGTCTCAATTCTGCAGCCTGAGAAGACCCTCCAGGGTCCCGCTGCACCACCAGCTCAGCAAAGCACTGAGCAAAAACCAATTGGCACGCCAGAAATTCTGTTCCCTGGAAATACCAGCGCAGTAAGTGGAGTCCAGTCTTCTCTCACATCTATTAATTCCCTGCCTTCAGACGATGAAGGGGAAGTTTCCTCCAAGAGCACCAGTGGAGCTGAAGTCCAAAAGAGGAAATCCAGTGTCTTGGTACAGGAGCAGAGTGTAGTTTTCTCTGGGGATGGTATTAGAAGACTTGATGGTAACACTATTGCAAAGGATTCCCAACTGAGAAAACCTGACATTGACATTGAAAGTGAAACCAAAAGTTCTTCTGAATTGGAAGTAGAGGACAGCGGGACATTAAAAGATTCCCACAGTGAACCACATACTACCTGCCCTTCCAGTAACTCAGCCACGAGCAGCACTGATGTGGTCAAACGTGGGATGGTAGAGAACTACTTTGGCTCCTGTTCTAGCACAGATGTGTCTGAAATCAGTCCCTTGGAAACCTCTGCTATCACGTTGGGAATCCAGGTGGAACCACATGCTGAGGAGGATGAGAACGAGACGGAACACGAGATGATTGAGAACGGTTACTACGAGGAAGGGGACGGCTACGCTTTTGTGAACGGTGTTGTAGATGATGAGCAAGCAGCATCTTCCGACGCGCCTCAGGAGACGAGTTACTTGCTGGAACAGCTTGGCATCAGATATCACCACGAAAGAAGTGATCTATCAAAAGCTCCTATATGCTCCAATGTAGCTTCCAGCGGAGTTGGACACAGTTTGGGTCGAGCACCTTTTTCCACCACCGGTATTTCTTCCAACCTGCATTGGTATGAATGTGCGCCCACGGCACAGATGAAAGC GTTCATCAAGGCCAAGGAGGAAATGAAAGAGCTCAAACTCCCTGGTTTCCTCTACAGTGAGGTTCCTGAGCTGGCATCTACTGTGCCCTATTTCAGCTTAGAGGAAGATGAAAACTGTGATGAAGGGATTCATCTTATAGTGTGCGTCCATGGTCTGGATG GTAACAGTGCAGACCTGAGATTAGTGAAGACTTACCTTGAGCTTGGTCTCCCTGGTGCCCGAATAGACTTCCTAATGTCTGAGAGAAATCAG AATGATACCTTCGCTGACTTTGAGTCAATGACGGATCGACTGCTAGATGAAATAGTCCAGTATATTCAGCTTTACAATCTAACTGTATCTAAAATAAG CTTTGTTGGTCATTCGCTCGGGAACCTCATCGTACGCTCGGTGCTGACGAGACCCAGGTTTAAATGTTATCTGAGCAAGCTGCACACGTTTCTTTCCTTATCTGGACCTCATCTGGGCACGCTCTACAACAGCTCTGCTCTGGTCAACACAG GTCTGTGGTTCATGCAGAAGTGGAAGAAGTCGGGTTCACTATTGCAGCTGACATGTCGTGATCATTCTGACCCTCGCCAAACTTTCCTGTACAAACTCAGCAAAAAATCTG
- the fam135a gene encoding protein FAM135A isoform X3, producing the protein MSEVQATVEFSVELHKFYNVDLFQRGFYQMRANLKVPPRFPHKVEASLLHPRDSDLAFPASVQDDVICSKTFQILYKNEEVVVNDVLLFKVTMLLDEKKVEESLNEMDFQLLLELYFTDGDYTPEDPSSLQNISSRTLHLHFSLERGIHQHINIMFDYFHLSVISVAIHASLVALHQPLISFPRPVKTTWLNRNAPAQSKDSVIPPLENVVFGSTYIKQVSPDGRTFLVSDHCLQHAFSLHHNLCSKLLTAYQGLFGFFTSITKNLPSSHRMELEQHDVEARLTELCEHVKQKAESPDELAELVNMNLAQLCSLLMALWGQFLEVVSLQEHVAALLAMEHHTLRVRRFAEAFFCLEHPRQSALAYQELHAHSHQQMTNAIKSSNYFLSLPPLPVECAELDGDVSSLPIIFEDRYLDSITEDRDGPWLVMHNTRTGSASNKVDKPNSKDCSAVSNPTPETSCVPTDSNWPENFDPPPKSKGKSVKLKKISKTDSSKKLTRQGSKDSVVLVGYKNLKTPYTSTKYKEEARAKQDHVQDTLPEDSSSHLQTNPSSFYDPCATSAHSENCADILEYNISTPACQKGSCENVSTHSNPQAGTGVAATCQQMQKEEKVDIGGQKPSQSSAEVKTTNHEPLVGDKVTILLPHQTDTNPGSCIPQITQSCESHQPAAESVFEQPSKSMSQPSQSRVVSVQVKGDCIRLPDGRAPSASSRLSDSGIDSEPSSFATQQVLGLHSCSGQSVSILQPEKTLQGPAAPPAQQSTEQKPIGTPEILFPGNTSAVSGVQSSLTSINSLPSDDEGEVSSKSTSGAEVQKRKSSVLVQEQSVVFSGDGIRRLDGNTIAKDSQLRKPDIDIESETKSSSELEVEDSGTLKDSHSEPHTTCPSSNSATSSTDVVKRGMVENYFGSCSSTDVSEISPLETSAITLGIQVEPHAEEDENETEHEMIENGYYEEGDGYAFVNGVVDDEQAASSDAPQETSYLLEQLGIRYHHERSDLSKAPICSNVASSGVGHSLGRAPFSTTGISSNLHWYECAPTAQMKAFIKAKEEMKELKLPGFLYSEVPELASTVPYFSLEEDENCDEGIHLIVCVHGLDGNSADLRLVKTYLELGLPGARIDFLMSERNQNDTFADFESMTDRLLDEIVQYIQLYNLTVSKISFVGHSLGNLIVRSVLTRPRFKCYLSKLHTFLSLSGPHLGTLYNSSALVNTGLWFMQKWKKSGSLLQLTCRDHSDPRQTFLYKLSKKSGLQYFKNVVLVGSLQDRYVPYHSARIEMCKTALKDKQTGPMYTEMIQNLLLPVLQNKDCNLVRYDVIHALPNTANSLIGRAAHIAVLDSEIFLEKFFLVAGLKFFQ; encoded by the exons ATGAGTGAAGTCCAGGCCACAGTGGAGTTTTCTGTGGAGCTGCACAAGTTCTACAATGTGGACCTTTTCCAAAGAGG CTTCTACCAGATGCGTGCCAATCTTAAGGTACCACCTCGTTTTCCACACAAAGTTGAGGCCAGTTTACTTCATCCCAGAG ACTCTGATCTGGCTTTTCCAGCTTCAGTCCAGGATGATGTGATCTGTAGCAAAACTTTCCAAATCCTCTACAAGAATGAAGAGGTTGTGGTCAACGATGTTCTTCTGTTCAAAGTTACAATGCTGCTCGATGAGAAAAAG GTGGAGGAGTCTCTCAATGAGATGGATTTCCAGCTTCTCTTGGAGTTATATTTCACAGATGGTGATTACAC GCCAGAAGATCCAAGCTCTCTGCAGAACATCAGTAGCCGCACACTTCATTTGCACTTTAGCCTGGAGCGAGGCATCCATCAACACATCAATATAATGTTCGACTATTTCCACCTGTCCGTCATCTCCGTAGCCATCCATGCCTCGCTTGTTGCACTACATCAGCCCCTTATCAG ttttcCTCGACCTGTGAAAACTACGTGGCTGAACCGAAACGCTCCAGCACAGAGCAAAGACTCTGTCATTCCACCTTTAGAAAACGTGGTTTTTGGCAGCACTTACATCAAACAAGTTTCACCAGAT GGCAGGACGTTCCTGGTGTCCGACCACTGTCTGCAGCATGCATTCAGCCTGCACCACAACCTGTGCTCCAAACTCTTAACTGCCTACCAGGGTCTGTTTGGCTTCTTCACTTCAATCACCAAAAATCTGCCCTCCTCTCATCGAATGGAACTAG AACAACATGATGTTGAAGCCCGCCTAACTGAGCTGTGTGAACATGTCAAG CAGAAAGCAGAGTCCCCAGATGAGCTGGCTGAGCTGGTAAACATGAACCTGGCTCAGCTCTGCTCTCTCCTCATGGCTCTCTGGGGCCAGTTCCTCGAGGTTGTGTCCCTGCAAGAGCATGTCGCCGCCCTGCTGGCTATGGAGCATCACACACTGAGA GTTAGGCGGTTTGCCGAGGCTTTCTTTTGTCTTGAACACCCCAGACAGTCAGCTCTGGCATATCAAGAGCTACA TGCTCACAGTCATCAACAGATGACTAATGCTATCAAAAGCTCCAACTACTTCTTATCTTTGCCTCCACTGCCAGTGGAATGTGCTGAACTTGATGGTGACGTTAGTTCCCTGCCAATAATCTTTGAAGATAGATACCTGGATTCAATCACAGAGG ATCGTGATGGACCTTGGCTGGTCATGCATAATACAAGGACTGGCTCAGCTTCGAATAAAGTGGACAAGCCAAATTCTAAGGACTGTAGTGCCGTAAGCAACCCCACACCAGAGACATCTTGTGTTCCAACCGATAGCAACTGGCCAGAAAACTTTGATCCACCCCCTAAATCTAAAGGCAAATcagtaaaactgaagaaaatttCAAAGACTGACAGCTCCAAGAAGTTGACGCGGCAAGGCTCAAAGGACTCTGTAGTGTTAGTGGgctataaaaaccttaaaactccTTATACCAGCACAAAGTACAAAGAAGAGGCTCGCGCCAAACAAGATCATGTACAGGATACGTTACCGGAGGACTCGAGTAGTCATTTACAAACTAATCCTAGTTCTTTTTATGATCCTTGTGCCACATCGGCTCATTCTGAAAACTGTGCAGATATTTTAGAGTACAATATTAGTACTCCTGCTTGTCAGAAAGGTAGTTGTGAAAATGTTTCTACACACAGTAATCCTCAGGCAGGTACTGGGGTTGCTGCAACATGCCAGCAAATGCAAAAGGAGGAGAAAGTGGATATCGGTGGCCAAAAGCCGTCACAGAGTTCTGCTGAGGTGAAAACAACCAACCATGAGCCTTTAGTAGGTGATAAAGTCACAATTCTTCTACCACATCAAACTGATACAAACCCCGGCAGCTGTATTCCTCAAATTACTCAATCTTGTGAATCACACCAGCCTGCAGCAGAATCTGTGTTTGAACAGCCAAGCAAAAGTATGAGCCAGCCCAGCCAATCACGAGTGGTTTCAGTGCAGGTTAAAGGTGATTGTATCAGACTGCCAGATGGAAGAGCCCCCAGTGCCTCATCCCGTCTCTCAGACTCTGGCATTGACAGCGAGCCCAGCTCCTTTGCCACTCAACAGGTTCTAGGATTGCATTCCTGCTCAGGGCAGAGTGTCTCAATTCTGCAGCCTGAGAAGACCCTCCAGGGTCCCGCTGCACCACCAGCTCAGCAAAGCACTGAGCAAAAACCAATTGGCACGCCAGAAATTCTGTTCCCTGGAAATACCAGCGCAGTAAGTGGAGTCCAGTCTTCTCTCACATCTATTAATTCCCTGCCTTCAGACGATGAAGGGGAAGTTTCCTCCAAGAGCACCAGTGGAGCTGAAGTCCAAAAGAGGAAATCCAGTGTCTTGGTACAGGAGCAGAGTGTAGTTTTCTCTGGGGATGGTATTAGAAGACTTGATGGTAACACTATTGCAAAGGATTCCCAACTGAGAAAACCTGACATTGACATTGAAAGTGAAACCAAAAGTTCTTCTGAATTGGAAGTAGAGGACAGCGGGACATTAAAAGATTCCCACAGTGAACCACATACTACCTGCCCTTCCAGTAACTCAGCCACGAGCAGCACTGATGTGGTCAAACGTGGGATGGTAGAGAACTACTTTGGCTCCTGTTCTAGCACAGATGTGTCTGAAATCAGTCCCTTGGAAACCTCTGCTATCACGTTGGGAATCCAGGTGGAACCACATGCTGAGGAGGATGAGAACGAGACGGAACACGAGATGATTGAGAACGGTTACTACGAGGAAGGGGACGGCTACGCTTTTGTGAACGGTGTTGTAGATGATGAGCAAGCAGCATCTTCCGACGCGCCTCAGGAGACGAGTTACTTGCTGGAACAGCTTGGCATCAGATATCACCACGAAAGAAGTGATCTATCAAAAGCTCCTATATGCTCCAATGTAGCTTCCAGCGGAGTTGGACACAGTTTGGGTCGAGCACCTTTTTCCACCACCGGTATTTCTTCCAACCTGCATTGGTATGAATGTGCGCCCACGGCACAGATGAAAGC GTTCATCAAGGCCAAGGAGGAAATGAAAGAGCTCAAACTCCCTGGTTTCCTCTACAGTGAGGTTCCTGAGCTGGCATCTACTGTGCCCTATTTCAGCTTAGAGGAAGATGAAAACTGTGATGAAGGGATTCATCTTATAGTGTGCGTCCATGGTCTGGATG GTAACAGTGCAGACCTGAGATTAGTGAAGACTTACCTTGAGCTTGGTCTCCCTGGTGCCCGAATAGACTTCCTAATGTCTGAGAGAAATCAG AATGATACCTTCGCTGACTTTGAGTCAATGACGGATCGACTGCTAGATGAAATAGTCCAGTATATTCAGCTTTACAATCTAACTGTATCTAAAATAAG CTTTGTTGGTCATTCGCTCGGGAACCTCATCGTACGCTCGGTGCTGACGAGACCCAGGTTTAAATGTTATCTGAGCAAGCTGCACACGTTTCTTTCCTTATCTGGACCTCATCTGGGCACGCTCTACAACAGCTCTGCTCTGGTCAACACAG GTCTGTGGTTCATGCAGAAGTGGAAGAAGTCGGGTTCACTATTGCAGCTGACATGTCGTGATCATTCTGACCCTCGCCAAACTTTCCTGTACAAACTCAGCAAAAAATCTG
- the fam135a gene encoding protein FAM135A isoform X5: MELAKPSMQVLYERVLRRPYPRGQRHVYIEQHDVEARLTELCEHVKQKAESPDELAELVNMNLAQLCSLLMALWGQFLEVVSLQEHVAALLAMEHHTLRVRRFAEAFFCLEHPRQSALAYQELHAHSHQQMTNAIKSSNYFLSLPPLPVECAELDGDVSSLPIIFEDRYLDSITEDRDGPWLVMHNTRTGSASNKVDKPNSKDCSAVSNPTPETSCVPTDSNWPENFDPPPKSKGKSVKLKKISKTDSSKKLTRQGSKDSVVLVGYKNLKTPYTSTKYKEEARAKQDHVQDTLPEDSSSHLQTNPSSFYDPCATSAHSENCADILEYNISTPACQKGSCENVSTHSNPQAGTGVAATCQQMQKEEKVDIGGQKPSQSSAEVKTTNHEPLVGDKVTILLPHQTDTNPGSCIPQITQSCESHQPAAESVFEQPSKSMSQPSQSRVVSVQVKGDCIRLPDGRAPSASSRLSDSGIDSEPSSFATQQVLGLHSCSGQSVSILQPEKTLQGPAAPPAQQSTEQKPIGTPEILFPGNTSAVSGVQSSLTSINSLPSDDEGEVSSKSTSGAEVQKRKSSVLVQEQSVVFSGDGIRRLDGNTIAKDSQLRKPDIDIESETKSSSELEVEDSGTLKDSHSEPHTTCPSSNSATSSTDVVKRGMVENYFGSCSSTDVSEISPLETSAITLGIQVEPHAEEDENETEHEMIENGYYEEGDGYAFVNGVVDDEQAASSDAPQETSYLLEQLGIRYHHERSDLSKAPICSNVASSGVGHSLGRAPFSTTGISSNLHWYECAPTAQMKAFIKAKEEMKELKLPGFLYSEVPELASTVPYFSLEEDENCDEGIHLIVCVHGLDGNSADLRLVKTYLELGLPGARIDFLMSERNQNDTFADFESMTDRLLDEIVQYIQLYNLTVSKISFVGHSLGNLIVRSVLTRPRFKCYLSKLHTFLSLSGPHLGTLYNSSALVNTGLWFMQKWKKSGSLLQLTCRDHSDPRQTFLYKLSKKSGLQYFKNVVLVGSLQDRYVPYHSARIEMCKTALKDKQTGPMYTEMIQNLLLPVLQNKDCNLVRYDVIHALPNTANSLIGRAAHIAVLDSEIFLEKFFLVAGLKFFQ, from the exons ATGGAACTAG CCAAGCCCAGCATGCAAGTCCTATATGAGCGAGTTCTCAGAAGACCCTATCCCCGAGGTCAAAGGCACGTCTACATAG AACAACATGATGTTGAAGCCCGCCTAACTGAGCTGTGTGAACATGTCAAG CAGAAAGCAGAGTCCCCAGATGAGCTGGCTGAGCTGGTAAACATGAACCTGGCTCAGCTCTGCTCTCTCCTCATGGCTCTCTGGGGCCAGTTCCTCGAGGTTGTGTCCCTGCAAGAGCATGTCGCCGCCCTGCTGGCTATGGAGCATCACACACTGAGA GTTAGGCGGTTTGCCGAGGCTTTCTTTTGTCTTGAACACCCCAGACAGTCAGCTCTGGCATATCAAGAGCTACA TGCTCACAGTCATCAACAGATGACTAATGCTATCAAAAGCTCCAACTACTTCTTATCTTTGCCTCCACTGCCAGTGGAATGTGCTGAACTTGATGGTGACGTTAGTTCCCTGCCAATAATCTTTGAAGATAGATACCTGGATTCAATCACAGAGG ATCGTGATGGACCTTGGCTGGTCATGCATAATACAAGGACTGGCTCAGCTTCGAATAAAGTGGACAAGCCAAATTCTAAGGACTGTAGTGCCGTAAGCAACCCCACACCAGAGACATCTTGTGTTCCAACCGATAGCAACTGGCCAGAAAACTTTGATCCACCCCCTAAATCTAAAGGCAAATcagtaaaactgaagaaaatttCAAAGACTGACAGCTCCAAGAAGTTGACGCGGCAAGGCTCAAAGGACTCTGTAGTGTTAGTGGgctataaaaaccttaaaactccTTATACCAGCACAAAGTACAAAGAAGAGGCTCGCGCCAAACAAGATCATGTACAGGATACGTTACCGGAGGACTCGAGTAGTCATTTACAAACTAATCCTAGTTCTTTTTATGATCCTTGTGCCACATCGGCTCATTCTGAAAACTGTGCAGATATTTTAGAGTACAATATTAGTACTCCTGCTTGTCAGAAAGGTAGTTGTGAAAATGTTTCTACACACAGTAATCCTCAGGCAGGTACTGGGGTTGCTGCAACATGCCAGCAAATGCAAAAGGAGGAGAAAGTGGATATCGGTGGCCAAAAGCCGTCACAGAGTTCTGCTGAGGTGAAAACAACCAACCATGAGCCTTTAGTAGGTGATAAAGTCACAATTCTTCTACCACATCAAACTGATACAAACCCCGGCAGCTGTATTCCTCAAATTACTCAATCTTGTGAATCACACCAGCCTGCAGCAGAATCTGTGTTTGAACAGCCAAGCAAAAGTATGAGCCAGCCCAGCCAATCACGAGTGGTTTCAGTGCAGGTTAAAGGTGATTGTATCAGACTGCCAGATGGAAGAGCCCCCAGTGCCTCATCCCGTCTCTCAGACTCTGGCATTGACAGCGAGCCCAGCTCCTTTGCCACTCAACAGGTTCTAGGATTGCATTCCTGCTCAGGGCAGAGTGTCTCAATTCTGCAGCCTGAGAAGACCCTCCAGGGTCCCGCTGCACCACCAGCTCAGCAAAGCACTGAGCAAAAACCAATTGGCACGCCAGAAATTCTGTTCCCTGGAAATACCAGCGCAGTAAGTGGAGTCCAGTCTTCTCTCACATCTATTAATTCCCTGCCTTCAGACGATGAAGGGGAAGTTTCCTCCAAGAGCACCAGTGGAGCTGAAGTCCAAAAGAGGAAATCCAGTGTCTTGGTACAGGAGCAGAGTGTAGTTTTCTCTGGGGATGGTATTAGAAGACTTGATGGTAACACTATTGCAAAGGATTCCCAACTGAGAAAACCTGACATTGACATTGAAAGTGAAACCAAAAGTTCTTCTGAATTGGAAGTAGAGGACAGCGGGACATTAAAAGATTCCCACAGTGAACCACATACTACCTGCCCTTCCAGTAACTCAGCCACGAGCAGCACTGATGTGGTCAAACGTGGGATGGTAGAGAACTACTTTGGCTCCTGTTCTAGCACAGATGTGTCTGAAATCAGTCCCTTGGAAACCTCTGCTATCACGTTGGGAATCCAGGTGGAACCACATGCTGAGGAGGATGAGAACGAGACGGAACACGAGATGATTGAGAACGGTTACTACGAGGAAGGGGACGGCTACGCTTTTGTGAACGGTGTTGTAGATGATGAGCAAGCAGCATCTTCCGACGCGCCTCAGGAGACGAGTTACTTGCTGGAACAGCTTGGCATCAGATATCACCACGAAAGAAGTGATCTATCAAAAGCTCCTATATGCTCCAATGTAGCTTCCAGCGGAGTTGGACACAGTTTGGGTCGAGCACCTTTTTCCACCACCGGTATTTCTTCCAACCTGCATTGGTATGAATGTGCGCCCACGGCACAGATGAAAGC GTTCATCAAGGCCAAGGAGGAAATGAAAGAGCTCAAACTCCCTGGTTTCCTCTACAGTGAGGTTCCTGAGCTGGCATCTACTGTGCCCTATTTCAGCTTAGAGGAAGATGAAAACTGTGATGAAGGGATTCATCTTATAGTGTGCGTCCATGGTCTGGATG GTAACAGTGCAGACCTGAGATTAGTGAAGACTTACCTTGAGCTTGGTCTCCCTGGTGCCCGAATAGACTTCCTAATGTCTGAGAGAAATCAG AATGATACCTTCGCTGACTTTGAGTCAATGACGGATCGACTGCTAGATGAAATAGTCCAGTATATTCAGCTTTACAATCTAACTGTATCTAAAATAAG CTTTGTTGGTCATTCGCTCGGGAACCTCATCGTACGCTCGGTGCTGACGAGACCCAGGTTTAAATGTTATCTGAGCAAGCTGCACACGTTTCTTTCCTTATCTGGACCTCATCTGGGCACGCTCTACAACAGCTCTGCTCTGGTCAACACAG GTCTGTGGTTCATGCAGAAGTGGAAGAAGTCGGGTTCACTATTGCAGCTGACATGTCGTGATCATTCTGACCCTCGCCAAACTTTCCTGTACAAACTCAGCAAAAAATCTG